One window of Oscillospiraceae bacterium genomic DNA carries:
- a CDS encoding argininosuccinate synthase, which yields MKQIKKVVLAYSGGLDTSIIIPWLKESYDCEVIAVTADVGQGAELDGLEAKALASGASKLYVEDLRQEFVDEFVIPTLKAGAVYENGYLLGTSFARPVMARRIAEIAKKEGADAIAHGCTGKGNDQVRFELTIKAFAPKMAIIAPWREWSISSREEAIDYAEANNIPLRFTKETSYSRDKNLWHLSHEGLDLEDPAQQPDFDSLLQLGVSPMKAPDEQETVIIDFEQGTPTALNGQKMDSVALLAKLNAIGGKNGVGIVDLVENRLVGMKSRGVYETPGGAILYRAHAILETITLDKETARIKAQLAQKFADLVYNGQWFTPLREALSAFVNNTQRTVTGQVKLLLYKGNVINAGVSSPHSLYSEEMATFDESSYNQKDAEGFINLFGLPVVVKALRDGM from the coding sequence ATGAAACAAATCAAAAAAGTCGTTTTAGCCTATTCCGGCGGACTGGACACATCTATTATTATCCCGTGGCTGAAAGAAAGTTACGACTGTGAAGTCATTGCCGTGACGGCAGATGTGGGGCAGGGTGCGGAGTTGGATGGCTTAGAGGCTAAGGCGTTGGCGAGCGGTGCAAGTAAATTGTATGTTGAAGACTTGCGGCAGGAGTTTGTCGATGAGTTCGTCATTCCCACACTCAAAGCCGGTGCCGTTTACGAGAATGGCTATTTGCTAGGCACCTCGTTTGCGCGCCCCGTTATGGCGCGACGCATTGCCGAGATTGCCAAGAAAGAGGGCGCGGATGCCATTGCCCACGGTTGTACCGGAAAGGGCAATGATCAAGTGCGCTTTGAATTGACCATCAAGGCATTTGCGCCGAAAATGGCCATTATCGCGCCATGGCGTGAATGGAGCATCAGCTCGCGTGAGGAGGCAATCGATTATGCTGAGGCAAACAATATTCCGTTGCGATTTACTAAAGAAACCAGCTATTCGCGCGATAAAAACCTATGGCATTTGAGCCATGAGGGATTGGATTTGGAAGATCCCGCGCAACAGCCTGATTTCGATTCGCTCTTGCAGCTTGGCGTGTCACCCATGAAAGCTCCCGACGAGCAAGAAACAGTGATAATCGACTTTGAGCAAGGCACACCCACCGCACTCAACGGGCAAAAAATGGATAGTGTGGCATTGCTTGCGAAGCTAAATGCGATTGGCGGGAAAAATGGCGTCGGTATTGTCGATTTAGTGGAAAATCGATTGGTCGGCATGAAGAGCCGCGGTGTGTACGAAACGCCGGGCGGTGCGATTTTGTATCGTGCCCACGCCATTCTAGAAACCATTACGCTAGATAAAGAGACGGCGCGCATTAAGGCGCAGCTGGCGCAGAAATTCGCCGACTTGGTTTATAACGGGCAGTGGTTCACGCCGCTACGTGAGGCATTGAGTGCGTTTGTTAATAATACACAACGCACTGTCACGGGGCAAGTCAAGCTCCTGTTGTATAAAGGAAACGTCATCAATGCCGGCGTAAGTTCGCCACATTCACTGTACAGCGAAGAAATGGCAACGTTTGATGAAAGCAGCTACAACCAAAAGGATGCCGAGGGCTTTATCAACTTGTTTGGGCTGCCGGTTGTGGTGAAGGCGTTGCGGGACGGGATGTAG
- a CDS encoding ABC transporter permease, translated as MRQFIAMTKKEFFESTATFRLYILLAAFLIFGMMSPLIAHLMPTILESAMADTGITMTLPEPSAMDAWTQFFSNIGQLGMLALVIVFCGIMSNELSRGTLTNLLTKGLKRRTVILAKFLSASLLWTVSYALSLAVCIGYTAYFWEIGAMPHATLAFAGLWLFGILMLALLLFGGTLFGNLYGSLFSCLGAVIVLNLIGIVPSVARYNPVSLAGSTLSLLSGESRPSEFIPAFLICIGLIVVLVAGAVFVFNRKKV; from the coding sequence ATGAGGCAGTTTATAGCAATGACAAAAAAAGAGTTCTTTGAGAGCACGGCAACGTTTAGGCTCTATATTTTGCTTGCAGCGTTCTTGATTTTCGGCATGATGAGCCCGTTGATTGCGCATTTGATGCCGACCATTTTAGAAAGTGCGATGGCGGACACAGGCATTACGATGACTTTGCCCGAACCGTCGGCAATGGACGCGTGGACGCAATTTTTTAGTAATATCGGACAGTTGGGCATGCTGGCGCTGGTGATTGTTTTTTGCGGCATTATGTCCAACGAATTGAGCCGCGGTACGCTTACCAATCTGCTGACCAAAGGGTTGAAGCGCCGCACAGTTATCCTCGCTAAATTCCTGAGTGCAAGCTTGCTGTGGACGGTCAGTTATGCGTTATCCTTGGCGGTGTGTATCGGCTATACAGCGTATTTTTGGGAGATTGGCGCGATGCCTCACGCCACCCTTGCTTTCGCCGGCCTGTGGCTGTTCGGTATCTTGATGTTGGCACTGCTCCTCTTCGGCGGCACACTGTTTGGTAATCTGTACGGCAGTTTGTTCAGTTGCCTCGGTGCGGTGATTGTATTAAATCTTATTGGTATCGTGCCAAGCGTAGCGCGATATAACCCTGTAAGTCTTGCTGGTTCGACGCTTTCGTTGTTGAGCGGCGAAAGCCGACCATCGGAATTCATCCCTGCGTTTTTGATTTGCATTGGTTTGATTGTTGTGTTGGTTGCAGGGGCTGTTTTTGTGTTTAATCGGAAAAAGGTGTAG
- a CDS encoding NUDIX hydrolase, producing the protein MAFPTHIVAAAGYIEDKNGNMLLVKTHHRGWDTPGGQIEVGENIEEGVLREILEESGITVTVRRLVGVYSNVGEYVWHDGVTHVPTKVMLDFICDYVDGQPTPSDETSEVKWVHKSEVMQYITTPAMQFRFKKVLSFNENICYSSYVTKSKFQVLSDRYI; encoded by the coding sequence ATGGCGTTTCCAACACATATCGTGGCAGCTGCCGGTTATATCGAAGATAAAAATGGGAATATGCTTCTTGTTAAAACCCACCACAGGGGTTGGGATACACCGGGTGGTCAAATTGAAGTTGGCGAGAACATTGAAGAAGGTGTTTTGCGCGAAATTCTCGAAGAAAGTGGTATAACGGTCACTGTCCGACGCTTAGTAGGAGTGTATTCAAATGTCGGGGAATATGTTTGGCATGATGGTGTTACTCATGTGCCTACAAAAGTGATGCTTGATTTTATTTGTGACTATGTAGACGGACAGCCTACACCATCTGACGAAACAAGTGAGGTCAAATGGGTTCATAAATCAGAAGTAATGCAATATATTACAACACCTGCTATGCAGTTTCGTTTCAAAAAAGTGTTGAGTTTTAACGAAAATATTTGTTATAGCTCTTATGTAACAAAATCAAAGTTTCAAGTTTTATCAGATAGATATATTTAA
- a CDS encoding tyrosine-type recombinase/integrase, whose amino-acid sequence MQEKKYDYHIVNFTHNGKKYRTRGKSLEEAIEKKLHKIRALENGDIGISKHMTVNRWAMEWLETYKKGNVTDKVYKDYLSKFKNHILPAIGTFRLKDVTDMHLQQVLNKRAGYSFDDTSKVRNLLKAMFKQARISRIIIYDPAEALTMPKTTKGSYRSITPHERKYILALCETHRAGLWIKTMLYCGLRPGETFALDWRDIDFDKARINISRAKESGSNEIKEPKSVAGIRSIPIPSKLLDDFKVVRSSPFQPIFTQPTTKKRHTGSSGRCLWTNFKRELNIAMGATVYRNKIIISVVDDDLVPYCLRHTYGTDLQDAGVPLNVAKYLMGHSDVKVTANIYTDTSEYVIEAAANKINAHQSADKTEDNNVLKSS is encoded by the coding sequence GTGCAAGAGAAAAAATACGATTATCATATTGTGAATTTTACTCACAATGGAAAAAAATATCGTACACGCGGCAAATCACTTGAAGAGGCCATTGAAAAAAAATTGCATAAAATCCGTGCGCTCGAAAATGGTGACATTGGCATTAGCAAGCACATGACAGTTAATCGTTGGGCGATGGAATGGCTAGAAACATACAAAAAAGGAAATGTGACGGATAAGGTATATAAAGACTATTTATCTAAATTCAAAAATCACATACTTCCCGCCATAGGAACATTTCGGCTCAAAGATGTTACCGATATGCACTTGCAGCAAGTATTAAACAAGCGTGCTGGATATAGTTTTGATGATACTTCTAAGGTTCGTAATTTGTTAAAAGCTATGTTTAAGCAAGCGCGTATCAGTCGTATAATAATTTATGACCCTGCCGAGGCTTTAACTATGCCAAAAACGACAAAAGGCTCGTACAGGAGCATAACCCCGCACGAGCGCAAGTATATTCTTGCCCTTTGCGAAACTCATAGGGCCGGACTTTGGATTAAAACTATGTTATACTGCGGACTACGCCCTGGTGAAACTTTTGCACTAGATTGGCGTGATATTGATTTTGACAAGGCTCGTATCAATATCAGCCGTGCTAAGGAGTCAGGCTCAAACGAAATAAAAGAGCCCAAAAGTGTGGCCGGCATTCGCTCTATTCCTATCCCATCAAAGTTGCTTGATGATTTCAAAGTCGTGCGTAGTAGTCCATTTCAACCCATTTTTACACAACCCACTACTAAAAAAAGACATACAGGTTCTAGCGGGCGTTGTCTTTGGACTAATTTCAAGCGTGAGTTAAATATAGCGATGGGCGCAACTGTATATCGGAATAAGATTATTATAAGTGTTGTTGATGATGACCTCGTTCCGTATTGTTTGCGCCATACATATGGTACTGACTTACAAGATGCCGGAGTGCCGCTCAACGTCGCTAAGTATTTGATGGGACATTCCGATGTCAAGGTGACGGCTAACATCTATACAGACACCAGCGAGTATGTGATAGAAGCCGCAGCAAATAAAATAAATGCCCACCAATCAGCAGACAAAACAGAGGACAATAATGTCTTGAAATCCTCGTAA
- a CDS encoding AraC family transcriptional regulator — translation MHWIKEMQNAIGYIENRLLDELDIEDIAKSANSSLANFQRIFSIITGMTVGEYIRSRRLSLAAQEMIKSERKALDIALKYGYETAESFTKAFSRFHGATPSDVMRRNANASYFAPLAINVDIRGGFNMSRKIIPNIPVIDYYGNEVDYIINILEATFAVTGEKTDKAELSAYSGMGNRFVWQPGVWTRGNESMNSINEAPYEAEVRLLKAIGWAAKFIIIHRDKDGNLLNMDNEQIRQDFVAAIDKGYPVLYLAAGTHRYNIVIGYEDSGRKIICKEAVETTAVHVDSETVVHDDWENSILEYVLLKEKRELAPERERALDLFKLVVSLACKTDEINGKKIGFNAWQAYLHDLESADFSALSADEVGIEGRMGVYCDGLCQIYGRKEALPYYRSLAEKFPEWQSELMIAIEALDECADYGGFIWKHVPGVTGGETFRDPAVRKVLADEGRRAMGKEAEAIEQFVRILEKEGV, via the coding sequence ATGCACTGGATAAAAGAAATGCAAAATGCCATCGGGTATATTGAAAATAGGCTGCTCGACGAATTGGATATTGAGGACATTGCAAAAAGTGCTAATTCGTCATTGGCTAATTTTCAACGAATTTTTTCGATTATTACAGGTATGACAGTCGGTGAATATATCCGCTCACGGCGATTATCACTAGCCGCGCAAGAGATGATAAAGTCGGAACGCAAAGCATTAGATATTGCCTTGAAGTATGGCTACGAAACCGCCGAGAGTTTTACCAAAGCCTTTTCTCGTTTTCACGGGGCAACGCCGTCCGATGTCATGCGCCGAAACGCTAACGCATCGTATTTTGCACCTCTTGCTATCAATGTGGATATTCGAGGCGGCTTTAACATGAGCCGTAAGATTATCCCCAACATACCCGTTATTGATTATTACGGTAATGAAGTGGACTATATCATCAATATATTAGAAGCGACCTTCGCCGTTACGGGTGAAAAAACTGATAAGGCGGAACTATCGGCATACAGCGGCATGGGAAACCGTTTTGTTTGGCAACCCGGCGTTTGGACGAGGGGCAATGAATCAATGAACAGCATCAACGAAGCACCTTATGAGGCAGAAGTGCGGTTGCTAAAAGCCATAGGTTGGGCGGCAAAATTTATAATCATTCACCGTGACAAAGATGGCAACCTGTTAAATATGGACAACGAACAAATCCGTCAAGATTTCGTTGCCGCCATTGACAAAGGTTATCCTGTGTTGTACCTTGCTGCCGGAACGCACCGATACAATATCGTAATTGGTTACGAAGATAGCGGACGAAAAATCATTTGCAAGGAAGCGGTTGAAACAACAGCGGTTCATGTTGATTCCGAAACGGTGGTACACGATGATTGGGAAAATTCTATACTTGAATATGTATTGTTGAAAGAAAAACGCGAACTCGCCCCCGAACGTGAACGCGCGCTCGACTTGTTCAAATTGGTGGTATCTCTTGCCTGCAAGACTGACGAAATCAACGGCAAGAAAATTGGATTTAACGCATGGCAAGCGTATTTGCACGATTTAGAATCGGCAGACTTTTCGGCATTATCTGCTGACGAAGTAGGTATAGAAGGAAGAATGGGTGTCTATTGTGATGGCTTATGTCAAATATATGGTCGCAAGGAAGCATTGCCTTATTATCGCTCACTGGCAGAAAAGTTTCCCGAATGGCAAAGTGAGTTGATGATAGCCATTGAAGCGTTGGATGAGTGCGCCGATTACGGCGGGTTTATATGGAAACACGTCCCCGGGGTAACCGGCGGAGAAACATTCCGTGACCCTGCTGTGCGGAAGGTTCTCGCAGATGAGGGGCGCAGGGCAATGGGGAAAGAGGCAGAAGCCATTGAGCAGTTTGTGAGGATATTGGAGAAAGAAGGAGTTTAG
- a CDS encoding DUF3795 domain-containing protein, translated as MQYKVRKNPLFSVCGLNCGLCPRYHTVGDSRCPGCAGEGFSKVHCSCSMLSCCQRKGLEYCFQCEEFPCKKYDGVDTSDSFITHKNQFRDMEKAQKVGVEAYGAELNNKVEILQNLLKHYDDGRRKSFYCVAVNLLELADVNAVIAQIEREVDKQAPLKEKATAVARLLQAMADKKGIVLQLRK; from the coding sequence ATGCAATACAAAGTCAGAAAAAATCCTCTCTTTTCAGTTTGTGGCTTGAACTGTGGCTTATGTCCGCGCTACCATACGGTTGGGGACTCGCGATGCCCCGGATGCGCGGGTGAGGGGTTTTCCAAAGTGCATTGCTCGTGCAGTATGTTGTCATGTTGCCAGCGCAAGGGATTGGAATACTGCTTTCAGTGTGAGGAATTTCCTTGCAAGAAATATGACGGCGTAGATACGTCTGATTCGTTCATCACACATAAAAACCAATTCCGTGATATGGAAAAGGCGCAGAAAGTCGGCGTTGAAGCTTATGGCGCTGAATTAAATAACAAAGTTGAAATCTTGCAAAACCTGCTTAAACACTACGACGACGGTCGTCGCAAGAGTTTCTATTGCGTAGCAGTCAACTTGCTTGAATTGGCCGATGTCAATGCAGTCATAGCGCAAATTGAACGAGAAGTTGATAAACAGGCTCCTTTGAAAGAAAAAGCCACTGCTGTTGCGCGCCTGCTCCAAGCAATGGCTGATAAGAAGGGAATTGTTTTGCAATTACGGAAGTAA
- a CDS encoding PLD nuclease N-terminal domain-containing protein, with protein sequence MDQLMELLPFLIPLFLVQLALMIAAVVHILRHNTYRIGNRVMWLVICLLVNIIGPILYFAIGRGDE encoded by the coding sequence ATGGACCAACTTATGGAACTCTTGCCGTTTCTTATCCCGCTATTTCTCGTTCAGCTTGCCCTAATGATTGCCGCTGTTGTCCACATTCTCAGACATAATACATATCGGATTGGAAACCGCGTTATGTGGCTTGTGATTTGCCTGTTGGTAAATATCATCGGGCCGATTTTATATTTTGCGATTGGGCGAGGGGATGAGTAG
- a CDS encoding ABC transporter ATP-binding protein, whose amino-acid sequence MNALEIQGLSKRFGVRDVLDGVSFSVPSGSIFGFIGANGAGKTTTMKIILGLLKADGGSVKVCGEQVRFGATNTNRLIGYLPDVPEFYNYMRPKEYLKLCGEIVGLDRKAIKARSTELLELVGLSDANKKIGGFSRGMKQRLGMAQALLSEPKLLICDEPTSALDPVGRKEVLDILQAIKGKTTVVFSTHILSDVERVCDHVAVLNKGKIVLDVAIDDLKFQRKSKAITLEFEQEIDASEVVRLLGEHNMLPARVETAETSIESLLLEVSQ is encoded by the coding sequence ATGAACGCTTTGGAAATTCAGGGGCTGTCAAAGCGTTTTGGCGTGCGTGATGTGCTGGACGGTGTATCGTTTTCTGTGCCGTCGGGCAGTATCTTTGGTTTTATCGGCGCGAATGGTGCGGGTAAGACGACGACAATGAAAATCATTTTGGGGTTATTGAAAGCAGATGGCGGCAGCGTCAAAGTTTGTGGCGAACAGGTGCGTTTTGGGGCGACGAACACCAATCGACTGATTGGCTATTTGCCCGATGTGCCGGAGTTCTACAATTATATGCGTCCGAAAGAATATTTGAAATTATGCGGTGAGATTGTGGGGTTGGACCGCAAGGCCATTAAAGCCCGTTCGACCGAATTGTTGGAACTGGTTGGATTGTCTGATGCCAATAAGAAAATCGGTGGATTTTCGCGCGGCATGAAGCAACGTCTGGGCATGGCGCAAGCCTTACTCAGTGAGCCGAAACTACTGATTTGCGATGAGCCGACCTCTGCTTTAGACCCAGTGGGTCGCAAAGAGGTGCTGGATATCTTGCAAGCCATTAAAGGCAAAACGACAGTCGTGTTTTCGACGCATATTTTGTCTGATGTCGAGCGGGTGTGCGACCATGTGGCAGTGCTGAATAAAGGTAAAATCGTGCTGGATGTTGCTATTGATGATTTGAAGTTTCAGCGCAAATCTAAGGCTATTACGCTGGAATTTGAGCAGGAAATTGATGCAAGCGAAGTGGTGCGGTTACTGGGAGAACACAATATGTTGCCGGCGCGGGTCGAAACAGCGGAAACGTCAATTGAGAGCCTGTTGTTGGAGGTGTCGCAATGA
- a CDS encoding S8 family serine peptidase, which yields MKFKKSLSLLLTLLLFLTILPANAVQAPGELPILLPPEQMDALQSIRAARQVYQGLIGFEGDYELTDDDTPVSVIVLFEHDPAGVQVIDAQTQGRMLSLHTAERRVEEEHQLFRAELSVLFGEQSRMASATYEIRWEYRQALNGVSLTLPSNMVALLPGFDSVRVVLPNQRRQLIPPQRDDTLDPLNITPNSTPYGMADGRRTMRVDDLHAMGYRGEGILVAVLDTGIDYNHPAFDSAFPTLAEMQARNPDITAADAINGTFYGRNFIFDENQSTNDPMETSPMTHPDMDERGMTDHGTHVSGTIVGRDTGNGANSILGVAPGAQVIAYRVLGAGGWATQDSVLAGIEQTAYDQPDVVNLSLGAALNTAVEMDTVAINNLMLTYPNMTFVIAAGNAGDESADFSVGVPGTSSMSLTVGAAGIDGDTVWLTQWSSRGPVGDSFEIKPDIVGHGYEVFSAVPPWHPANDYPGQLYDYMSGTSMSSPHLAGAVALMKQYSRANAADEWNSQEIKTRMMNTAAQLSPRPGTAVAYSVFDVGAGYIDVLAAVQADTVVSAVYERVPLIPWANMGQQTFGTMQTGSLSFGGSFTPEDETVTALSAMQVDINNTSDTARTYDITYVFTHNPDNAAHLTLDTQTVTVAAGDTAAFHAEIQLTEAAPWTIYDGHIYVRTDGTVVARMPFAYVARTVRPPYVMSMLTRGMFVDMSPPVRPGFNFRAEAPIVDVSLVDGRLPPGITDELFPGIFDIWHIRFDGIPTEVGVFYFTYRIETELGTLYVSDYIEVWELETGRFLDTTMPHGSIGWEYNFELPFSLPGFLPTVAFHSGQLPPGITMGELWGFGIPFRGMPTQNGTFNFTLRVEDGFGERLMPLSIVIRPPRDITADFDPGFLSALRAEEIVGTGAVMDTAVAYILDLWLPEQSLTSVAGLQHFTSLAGLNLPGNDLTQLDVSHNRHLMSLRVYNNKLTQLDVVRNPLLSFLMVYGNNMRSPASVTGWWHNPRIIVGGWYGDQWAPNTSFQFFPQNVSAAHPLWRYDHLPTGWARPYLYNGYERGIVSYRARRGSQWQEGMKRQYIADIAARFIEEVSSMSISEFVASRDPSTLHPVQFTDSTDPDVLYLAQLGVILGMESYQWQGLKFRPFEPVDRQSAAVMLGRLLSLFEHEIPTGVRPEDLPFTDTIPSWARDPLHLLYQHRIMGNTCSHGGYLFRSNMAFQAQQVVTGMVRILNNVM from the coding sequence ATGAAATTCAAAAAATCACTCAGCCTACTTCTAACCTTGCTCCTATTCTTAACCATCCTGCCGGCAAATGCCGTGCAAGCCCCCGGCGAACTGCCGATTCTACTGCCGCCCGAACAAATGGACGCATTACAATCTATTCGCGCGGCACGACAAGTCTATCAAGGACTCATCGGCTTTGAGGGTGATTACGAATTGACGGACGATGACACGCCCGTCAGCGTCATTGTATTATTCGAACACGACCCCGCCGGGGTGCAAGTCATCGACGCACAAACCCAAGGACGCATGCTGTCACTGCATACTGCTGAGCGGAGAGTTGAGGAGGAGCATCAGCTCTTCCGTGCCGAATTGTCTGTGCTGTTCGGCGAACAGTCACGCATGGCGAGCGCGACTTACGAAATTCGCTGGGAGTATCGCCAAGCCCTCAACGGCGTAAGCCTTACCCTGCCGTCGAATATGGTGGCGCTGCTGCCCGGCTTTGACAGCGTACGTGTCGTGCTCCCTAACCAACGCCGACAGCTTATACCTCCGCAACGGGACGATACCCTTGACCCGCTGAATATTACACCAAACTCTACGCCCTACGGCATGGCTGACGGACGGCGCACCATGCGTGTCGACGATCTGCACGCCATGGGCTACCGTGGCGAAGGCATACTCGTCGCCGTGCTGGACACCGGCATTGACTATAACCACCCCGCGTTCGACAGCGCATTCCCGACGCTTGCCGAAATGCAAGCGCGCAACCCCGACATCACCGCCGCCGACGCCATCAACGGCACGTTTTACGGGCGTAATTTTATCTTTGACGAAAACCAATCGACCAACGACCCGATGGAAACATCGCCCATGACGCATCCCGACATGGACGAGCGCGGCATGACCGACCACGGTACCCATGTTTCCGGCACGATTGTCGGACGCGATACCGGCAACGGTGCCAACTCAATTCTCGGTGTCGCGCCGGGTGCACAAGTGATAGCCTACCGCGTGCTGGGAGCCGGCGGCTGGGCGACGCAAGACAGCGTGCTGGCAGGCATTGAGCAGACCGCTTACGATCAACCCGATGTCGTCAATTTGTCGCTGGGCGCGGCATTGAACACCGCAGTTGAAATGGATACCGTGGCAATCAACAACCTCATGCTGACCTATCCGAATATGACTTTTGTCATTGCTGCCGGTAACGCCGGTGATGAATCCGCTGATTTCAGCGTAGGTGTTCCCGGCACGTCGAGTATGTCGCTGACGGTGGGTGCCGCGGGCATTGACGGCGATACCGTTTGGCTGACGCAATGGTCGTCACGCGGACCGGTTGGGGACAGCTTTGAAATCAAGCCGGATATCGTCGGACACGGGTACGAAGTCTTTTCCGCCGTGCCTCCGTGGCATCCGGCAAACGACTATCCCGGTCAGTTGTATGACTACATGAGCGGCACGTCAATGTCGTCGCCGCATCTTGCCGGTGCCGTGGCGTTGATGAAACAATACAGCCGTGCCAACGCCGCTGACGAATGGAATTCGCAAGAAATTAAAACCCGTATGATGAACACGGCAGCGCAACTGTCGCCACGCCCCGGAACAGCTGTCGCATACAGCGTATTTGACGTCGGTGCAGGCTACATCGACGTGTTGGCGGCGGTGCAAGCCGATACCGTTGTGTCGGCGGTTTACGAAAGAGTGCCGCTGATTCCATGGGCGAACATGGGGCAACAAACATTCGGCACCATGCAGACAGGTTCGCTTAGTTTCGGCGGCAGCTTTACGCCGGAGGATGAAACTGTGACGGCGTTGAGTGCCATGCAAGTCGACATAAACAATACAAGCGACACGGCGCGTACATACGATATTACCTACGTCTTTACGCACAATCCGGACAATGCGGCACATCTGACGCTTGACACGCAAACGGTAACCGTTGCCGCGGGCGACACGGCGGCGTTTCATGCCGAGATTCAACTCACCGAAGCCGCGCCATGGACAATTTACGATGGGCATATTTATGTACGAACCGACGGCACAGTGGTCGCGCGGATGCCTTTTGCCTATGTGGCGCGAACGGTTCGCCCGCCGTATGTTATGTCAATGCTGACACGGGGTATGTTTGTTGATATGTCACCTCCTGTAAGACCCGGTTTTAATTTCCGTGCCGAGGCGCCGATTGTTGATGTTAGCTTAGTCGACGGACGTTTGCCACCGGGGATAACGGACGAATTGTTCCCGGGAATCTTTGATATTTGGCATATTCGATTTGACGGCATACCAACCGAGGTCGGCGTATTTTATTTCACCTACCGCATAGAAACCGAGCTGGGAACTCTGTATGTGTCCGATTACATTGAGGTTTGGGAACTGGAAACGGGGCGTTTTTTAGACACGACAATGCCGCACGGGTCGATTGGTTGGGAGTATAATTTTGAGTTGCCGTTCAGTCTGCCGGGGTTTCTGCCGACTGTCGCGTTTCACAGCGGGCAATTGCCGCCTGGCATAACGATGGGGGAGCTTTGGGGCTTTGGGATTCCGTTCAGAGGCATGCCGACGCAAAACGGCACGTTTAACTTTACATTGCGGGTCGAAGACGGGTTTGGCGAGCGATTGATGCCGCTGTCGATAGTCATTCGGCCGCCGCGTGACATTACGGCTGATTTCGACCCCGGATTTCTCAGTGCGCTTCGTGCCGAGGAAATCGTTGGTACGGGTGCTGTTATGGACACAGCCGTAGCATATATACTCGATTTGTGGTTGCCCGAACAAAGTCTTACCAGCGTGGCGGGGTTGCAGCATTTTACGAGTTTGGCAGGGCTTAATCTTCCCGGCAACGACCTTACGCAGCTGGATGTGTCGCATAATCGGCACTTAATGAGTTTGCGGGTCTATAACAACAAACTCACGCAATTGGATGTAGTCCGCAACCCTTTGCTATCCTTTTTGATGGTTTATGGCAACAATATGCGTTCGCCGGCGAGCGTGACGGGCTGGTGGCACAATCCGCGGATTATTGTTGGCGGCTGGTACGGCGACCAGTGGGCACCGAATACATCGTTCCAATTCTTCCCGCAGAACGTGAGTGCAGCGCATCCGTTGTGGCGGTACGACCATCTGCCGACGGGCTGGGCGCGCCCGTATCTTTACAACGGTTACGAGCGCGGCATTGTCAGTTATCGTGCGCGCCGGGGCAGCCAGTGGCAGGAGGGTATGAAGCGTCAGTATATCGCTGACATAGCGGCTCGGTTTATCGAGGAAGTCAGCAGCATGAGTATTTCGGAGTTCGTGGCGTCCCGTGACCCGTCAACGCTGCATCCGGTTCAGTTTACCGACTCGACCGACCCTGACGTGCTGTACTTGGCGCAGCTGGGCGTGATTTTGGGCATGGAGTCGTATCAGTGGCAGGGCTTGAAGTTCCGTCCATTTGAGCCGGTTGATCGTCAGAGTGCGGCGGTTATGTTGGGGCGGCTGCTTAGTTTGTTTGAGCATGAAATTCCAACGGGTGTGCGTCCCGAGGATTTGCCGTTTACCGACACCATTCCGAGTTGGGCACGTGACCCGTTGCATTTGTTGTACCAGCATAGAATCATGGGCAATACGTGTAGTCACGGCGGGTACTTATTCCGTTCAAACATGGCGTTTCAGGCACAGCAAGTGGTGACAGGTATGGTGAGGATATTAAATAATGTAATGTAG
- a CDS encoding GyrI-like domain-containing protein: MFVEKDNMEIVTLGEIKLVGLTLGKLGWQKHGDGGIYAKMWEKYQAEYLPQVKSVIDPFVGYWFWYNDPADADGYNYFIGGHVSDFDNVDENLVTFTIPARRYIKHSFNSDDFGKLIDVVLSDSNEKVKQWADESGYKIVYMSESPTQSIQVYPKQEFQAEYPSMYTLTPIE, encoded by the coding sequence ATGTTTGTTGAAAAAGACAATATGGAAATCGTAACCCTTGGCGAAATCAAACTTGTAGGATTGACACTGGGTAAACTTGGCTGGCAAAAACATGGAGATGGCGGAATTTATGCTAAAATGTGGGAGAAATATCAAGCGGAATATCTGCCGCAAGTGAAAAGTGTGATTGATCCTTTCGTTGGCTATTGGTTTTGGTATAATGACCCCGCTGATGCTGATGGATATAATTATTTTATTGGCGGTCATGTTTCGGATTTTGATAATGTTGATGAAAATTTAGTTACATTTACCATACCTGCTCGGAGATATATTAAACACTCATTTAATTCTGATGATTTCGGCAAGCTAATTGATGTTGTGTTGTCCGATAGCAACGAAAAAGTTAAGCAATGGGCAGATGAAAGTGGTTATAAAATTGTGTATATGTCCGAATCGCCAACGCAGTCTATTCAAGTCTACCCTAAACAAGAATTTCAAGCAGAATATCCGTCAATGTACACATTGACACCTATTGAGTAA